TAGAAAGCGCCCTGAGGATCAAAGCAGCTAATGCCTGGGATGGCATTAAGCTTCTCTACAATATAATTTTTACGCTGTTCAAACTCTTTAGTCCTGTCTTCAATTACGCCGTGATCTCCAGTGAATGCTGAAATTGCCGCATACTGTGAGATTGACGTAGGGTTAGATGTGGACTGACCTTGAAGCTTGCTCATCGCGCTTATGACATCTTTATCCCCTGCTGCATACCCTATTCTCCATCCGGTCATTGAGTAGGTTTTGGAGACTCCGTTTACTAAGATAGTTGCCTTTTTAATATCATCACTAAGCGCGGCAACAGGTACGTGTTTCGTATCTCCGTATATGATCTTCTCATAGATCTCGTCTGAAATGATTGTAAGCCCGGCGTCCATTGCAACATCAATAATTGCCCTTAGCTCAGATTCGTTATAAGTTGCTCCGGTAGGGTTAGAAGGATAGTTCAATATGAGAGCTTTGGAATTTGCAGTGATATTTTGTTTTAAAGATTCGGGAGTTAGTTTAAAACCTTGATCTTCATTAGTATCTATAATTACAGGTGTAGCTTCAGCTAGTTTTATCTGCTCAGGGTAAGAGACCCAGTAAGGAGCGGGAACAATAACTTCATCCCCTTTGTCAAAAAGAACCTGCATAATGTTATACAAAGTGTGTTTAGCACCTACCGAGGTTATGATCTCTGATTTTTCATACTCAAGACCGTGGTCTTCTTTGAGACGGTGGATTATTGCGTCCTTTAGCTCATCGATCCCACCAACACCTGTATATTTGGTCATGCCATCATTTATTGCACGGATGGCGTCTTGTTTTACATGATCGGGGCTGTCAAAATCGGGCTCTCCAGCACCAAATCCAATTACATCTACACCTTGAGCTCTAAGGGATTTTGCTTTTGCAGTGATAGTTAGAGTCGCTGAGGGTTGTAGTCTTTGTGCGCGCGCAGATAATTTCATTTGGTAAATCCTCCTAACTTTTTAAAAGTTTTTCCCTTAACCTTTTTTCT
The Thermodesulfobacteriota bacterium genome window above contains:
- a CDS encoding pyridoxal phosphate-dependent aminotransferase, with the protein product MKLSARAQRLQPSATLTITAKAKSLRAQGVDVIGFGAGEPDFDSPDHVKQDAIRAINDGMTKYTGVGGIDELKDAIIHRLKEDHGLEYEKSEIITSVGAKHTLYNIMQVLFDKGDEVIVPAPYWVSYPEQIKLAEATPVIIDTNEDQGFKLTPESLKQNITANSKALILNYPSNPTGATYNESELRAIIDVAMDAGLTIISDEIYEKIIYGDTKHVPVAALSDDIKKATILVNGVSKTYSMTGWRIGYAAGDKDVISAMSKLQGQSTSNPTSISQYAAISAFTGDHGVIEDRTKEFEQRKNYIVEKLNAIPGISCFDPQGAFYVFPNVSGYYGKEYDGKTIENSLDFTEYILVEAKVAVVPGVA